TAGAGCCGCATTTAACTTTGTGACCAGAGAAGCAGCCACCATGTGCACCACAAACTCGCTCCATTACATAACCTAATAACACTCTGACCCGACAAAAATTTGGATGAGTAAAGAAGCGGATGAGCTATAACTACAGTGCCACCCTTAACCCGGAGAAAGCCCTGATCTGGCGTATTGTGCACCGTGACAATATCCCCTGGCTGCTGGATAACGGTTTGCATTGTGGCAACAGCACCGTGACTTGCCCCACATGGACTCCAATTGGCAACCCAGAGCTGATCAGCAAGCGTGCTACCCACCCTGTACCCTTCACGCCCGGTGGCTATCTGAATTGACTATGTACCGTTTTACTTCACACCATTTTCGCCCATGCTGCTTAATATCACGTCAGGGCGTGGTGTGCCTCAACGCACAAGCGACCAGATTGTGCTGCTGGTATCGTCACTGCATCGTGTTCGCGAGCTGGGCCTGAACTATCTTTTCACCGACATGCATGCCTACTACCAGTGGGCATCGTTTTACCACGACCTGGCCGACTTGCAGCGTATTGACTGGCCTATTCTGCAAGCCCGCAACTTCAGCAGGGACGTCAATGACCCTGCCAAGTTTGAGCGGTATCAGGCCGAGGCACTAATACATCGCCACTGCCCGGTGGAAGCAGTGCGGGTATGATTTGCTACGATGACAACACTCTGCAGCAGTTGAAGCAGTGGCTTGGGCAACGCCAGCTCAACCTTCCTGTTCATGCAAGACCCGATTGGTATTTCTCATGATTCGCTACACACAAGGCAACCTGCTGGAAGCCCCCGCCGAGGCACTGGTCAACACGGTCAACACGGTCAACACAGTGGGCGTTATGGGCAAAGGAATTGCGCTGATGTTCAAGGAGCGCTTCCCCCAGAACATGGACGCTTATAGCAAGGCTTGCAAAGCCGGAGAAGTCGTCACCGGCAAGATGTTTGTTACCGAAACCGGCGAACTGATGGGGCCACGCTGGATTATCAACTTCCCGACCAAGCAGCATTGGTGTGGCAAGTCACAACTAGCCTGGATTGAAGCCGGGCTGACTGACCTGCGCCACTTTATTGTCACCCATCAGGTGCGCTCCATTACCATCCCCCCCCCCTCGGCACAGGCAACGGTGGCCTGAACTGGCATGACGTCAAGCCACAGATCGAGCAGGCGCTGGGTGATCTGGATAATGTCGAAGTCATCCTCTTTGAGCCAACCCACCGCTATCAGAACGTGGCGAAAACCACTGGCGTAAAAAAGCTGACTCCCGCCCGCGCCATGGTAGCTGAGCTGGTGCGGTGCTATTGGATTCTGGGGATGGAATGCAGCCTGCTGGAGATTCAGAAGCTGGCGTGGTTCCTTGAGCGCGCCTTGACCCGGCATGGCCAGCAAAGCGTGCTAAAGCTGCAGTTTGAGGCCAACTATTACGGCCCGTATGCCCACAATCTGACCCACCTGCTCAACGTGCTGGATGGCAGCTATCTGCAAGCCGACAAACGTATCCCTGACTGCAATCCACTGGATGTGATCTGGTTCAATAATGCTGAGCAAGCCAGGGTCAGCGCTTATTTGCACAGCGATGCCAGGGACTATCTGCCTGTCCTTGAAGAGCTCAGCCAGTTGATTGATGGCTTTGAGTCACCGTTTGGAATGGAGCTGCTCTCCACAGTGGACTGGCTGCTTAGCCAGCAAGGCTGTCAGCCTGATGTGCCGTCCATCAGAATCGGGATGGCACAATGGCCCGCAGGGGAACCATGGGCAAGCAGAAAACTCGCGCTTTTTACTGATGCGCATATTGGTTATGCACTGCAACGCCTGCAGCACTTTGCCTGACGCTAACTGACACCTCTGCACCCACGCACATTACGTATTCCGGGCAATAACCATAAGCACCGCAGGCCAGCCTGAACGAGCGACACAAAACCGCCTAGTTACATTTTTCCAGGCCGCGCCGGACTACTGCTACCTTGGCAACTGGCAGGATCGGACAACAATAAAAAAATCGGTGCAGATATTCTTCGTGAATGGCTGCATGACCGTGGTGTCAAGTGCGTTGAGCTGAGCCAGACTGGCTGGCTGGCGAAATGGATACGTGAACAGGTATCCAATAGCCGGGCTCTGATTATTGATCTGGCCCCTTGATGTTTTAACCTGCCGCATACTTGACGACAGGGTCCTGGAAAAAAGCACACACCCGCTCAGGCGATTTTCCCAGCTTGCTCAAGTGGTCGTTGGCGGCACACGTAATCTGGCTTTGGTGCGTACCGGTGCGCGCATACTCACGCCTGCTTCAGGTCGGCGTTAAGCCACTCCTCCGGGCTCAGCTCCGGTCTGTACCTGGCAGATAAAACACTTCTATGTGAACCTCGCGCCCGGCCAGCCACACCTTCACCGGCTTGCTGTGATGCACACGCACATTGCCGAGGATCAGGAATACCT
This Pokkaliibacter sp. MBI-7 DNA region includes the following protein-coding sequences:
- a CDS encoding DUF4433 domain-containing protein, coding for MDYVPFYFTPFSPMLLNITSGRGVPQRTSDQIVLLVSSLHRVRELGLNYLFTDMHAYYQWASFYHDLADLQRIDWPILQARNFSRDVNDPAKFERYQAEALIHRHCPVEAVRV
- a CDS encoding DarT ssDNA thymidine ADP-ribosyltransferase family protein produces the protein MSYNYSATLNPEKALIWRIVHRDNIPWLLDNGLHCGNSTVTCPTWTPIGNPELISKRATHPVPFTPGGYLN
- a CDS encoding macro domain-containing protein: MIRYTQGNLLEAPAEALVNTVNTVNTVGVMGKGIALMFKERFPQNMDAYSKACKAGEVVTGKMFVTETGELMGPRWIINFPTKQHWCGKSQLAWIEAGLTDLRHFIVTHQVRSITIPPPSAQATVA